Proteins found in one Bacillus sp. BGMRC 2118 genomic segment:
- a CDS encoding DinB family protein: MNVNELIILNFEEVRRRSTKVWRSIPDQMLNWQPDEDALTCSQMIRHILEGEFLYHQILIGGGSKTLSNLTNPFKGKEFTTVENELIFAQQYRDDFLRYIKNLSVNDLESIDIDRSDVGYVRKLGDMLLRIAYHESVHTGQLLDYMRTMDIDRPQIWD; encoded by the coding sequence ATGAACGTAAATGAATTGATAATTTTAAATTTTGAAGAAGTACGAAGAAGGAGTACAAAAGTTTGGAGATCGATACCTGATCAAATGTTAAATTGGCAACCAGATGAGGATGCACTTACTTGTTCTCAAATGATTAGACACATATTAGAAGGCGAGTTTCTTTATCACCAAATTCTTATTGGAGGAGGAAGTAAAACACTATCTAATTTAACTAATCCATTTAAAGGAAAAGAATTCACAACAGTCGAAAATGAACTTATCTTTGCACAACAATATCGTGACGATTTCTTAAGATACATTAAAAATTTGAGTGTAAACGATTTAGAGAGTATTGATATAGACCGTTCTGATGTGGGTTATGTAAGAAAGCTTGGGGACATGTTACTTCGCATCGCTTACCACGAATCGGTCCATACGGGTCAATTATTAGATTATATGAGAACAATGGATATTGATCGACCACAAATATGGGATTGA
- a CDS encoding NUDIX domain-containing protein codes for MDGEYFGLPIRCSGVAAILLKKLEGEYKVLLLKRATSVLKDAWCYIGGSIEEGEKAWQSALREIAEETGITKVSLYTSNKFDQFLSPNENYIYIAPVFVGYVDDDQDVILNNEHSEYKWLDFNDAIEQVTLPGNDEVLNFIEKHFVKSVPIELLRVGG; via the coding sequence ATGGATGGGGAATATTTTGGACTTCCAATTAGGTGTTCAGGCGTTGCTGCAATATTATTGAAAAAACTAGAAGGTGAGTATAAAGTTTTATTATTAAAGAGAGCCACATCTGTCCTTAAAGATGCTTGGTGCTATATCGGTGGAAGCATTGAAGAAGGTGAAAAAGCTTGGCAATCTGCTTTAAGGGAAATTGCAGAGGAGACTGGAATTACAAAGGTTTCATTATACACTTCTAATAAATTTGATCAATTTTTATCTCCTAATGAAAACTATATTTATATTGCACCTGTATTTGTGGGTTATGTGGATGATGACCAGGATGTAATCTTAAACAATGAACATAGCGAGTATAAATGGTTGGATTTCAATGATGCAATTGAACAGGTAACCTTGCCAGGAAATGATGAAGTCCTTAATTTTATTGAAAAGCACTTTGTAAAAAGTGTTCCAATAGAATTGTTACGTGTTGGAGGATAA
- a CDS encoding phosphotransferase, with protein sequence MESHYENEEILDGGNISNVSRSGVTVRRDIKENGYKIHKLLKHLENKGFNHAPKFFGIDKKGREILSFIEGEAGNYPLKEYMRSNSALRDIAKMLRLYHDAVSDFPLTDEWKPMDNTPDKIEVVCHNDFAIYNIIFNNENPVGVIDFDVAAPGPRLWDIAYTMYTCVPLSRIYHAQTGDTVQYDSGKHAERIKQRVKLFFESYGMGMEEDYFEMVLQRLEGLCIYMKKKAGEGDIAFQKMIDEGHLDHYQKDILFIREHAKEWI encoded by the coding sequence GTGGAAAGTCACTATGAAAACGAAGAAATATTAGATGGAGGAAACATCTCCAATGTATCTCGTTCGGGAGTTACTGTGCGACGAGACATAAAGGAAAATGGTTACAAGATTCATAAATTATTAAAACACTTGGAGAACAAAGGATTTAATCATGCACCAAAGTTTTTTGGGATCGATAAAAAGGGCAGGGAGATTTTATCATTTATTGAAGGCGAAGCTGGTAATTACCCTCTAAAAGAATACATGAGGTCAAATAGTGCCTTAAGAGATATAGCCAAAATGCTTCGTCTGTACCATGACGCTGTGAGTGACTTTCCGTTAACAGATGAATGGAAACCGATGGATAATACTCCAGACAAAATAGAGGTTGTTTGTCACAATGATTTTGCAATATACAACATTATCTTTAATAATGAAAATCCAGTAGGTGTTATTGATTTTGATGTAGCTGCTCCTGGTCCGAGACTTTGGGACATAGCTTATACGATGTATACTTGCGTCCCCTTAAGTAGAATATATCACGCTCAAACAGGTGATACAGTTCAATATGATTCAGGAAAGCATGCTGAACGTATAAAACAAAGAGTTAAATTGTTTTTTGAATCATACGGTATGGGAATGGAAGAAGATTATTTTGAGATGGTATTGCAACGGTTAGAGGGTCTATGTATATACATGAAAAAAAAGGCCGGTGAGGGTGACATTGCTTTTCAAAAAATGATAGACGAAGGACACTTAGACCATTATCAAAAGGATATTTTATTCATTCGTGAACATGCAAAAGAGTGGATATAA